TCCAGCTCAGCCCGCACCCGCTCGATCTCATCCGCCCGCACGCCGTGAGGTTAACAGTCCGCAGGACCATTAACAAGAACCTAACCAAGTACTACTAGGGGGTGTTGTGAGTACCGGCCGTGGGACTCGAACCCACATTTGACCGGCGTGTCGCACCCAAAATCCGCGTAATTCCGCGGTTTTTGTGAGGCGCTGAAGGTGTCCGAAACCTAGTTTTGCAACACTTTTGTGGCACGTACCACACGGCCATCACACAAAATCGGCATCCCCCTGGGGGTATCGACGCTCATCTTCCAGCCTACGCCGCGACGGTGACATTCCCCGCGCCGCAAAGGCGTCGGCGCGCCCCGAGGCGCCCGCCGCGGTGACCGCCATCCCGGCTGCCGGAACATCCGCGCATAGACCCGGGTATGACCGACACCACTCTCGACGACAGCCCGATGCTGCTCACCGTCGACGAAGCCGCCGGCCGGTTGCGGGTTCACGCGACGACGCTGCGGAAACTGATCGCGGACAAGGAGCTCGGCTGTGTCCGCATCGGCCGCAAGGTGATGGTCACCCCCGACCAGATCACCGAGTTCATCGACGAGAACCGCAAAGCAGCGGTTCGGCCCGAACCTCCCACCCCGGAGGAGGCCGCCGCAGCTGTTGTGCTCGCCGAAGCCGAACTCGAGGCCGCCCGCACGGTCGCGATCGCCGCGATGACCGCGCGCGCCAAAGAACGCGCCGAGAACCCCTGGGGTCGCTCCATTCGCGGGAAGCGGCGCGTCACCGCGGCGTGATCG
The sequence above is a segment of the Microcella alkaliphila genome. Coding sequences within it:
- a CDS encoding helix-turn-helix domain-containing protein — translated: MTDTTLDDSPMLLTVDEAAGRLRVHATTLRKLIADKELGCVRIGRKVMVTPDQITEFIDENRKAAVRPEPPTPEEAAAAVVLAEAELEAARTVAIAAMTARAKERAENPWGRSIRGKRRVTAA